The following coding sequences lie in one Mus musculus strain C57BL/6J chromosome 11, GRCm38.p6 C57BL/6J genomic window:
- the Gm525 gene encoding uncharacterized protein C17orf67 homolog precursor, whose protein sequence is MEKLFVLVFALALLAFSSDASPILTEKQAKQLLRSRRQDRPNKPGFPDEPMREYMHHLLALEHRAEEQFLEHWLNPHCKPHCDRNIVHPV, encoded by the exons ATGGAGAAGCTGTTTGTCTTGGTCTTTGCTCTCGCCCTGCTGGCTTTCTCCTCAG ATGCCTCCCCGATTCTGACAGAAAAGCAGGCAAAACAGCTCCTGAGGTCCAGGCGACAGGACAGGCCCAACAAACCTGGATTCCCGGACGAGCCCATGCGG GAGTATATGCATCATCTCCTGGCCCTGGAGCACCGTGCTGAGGAGCAGTTTCTGGAGCACTGGCTGAATCCTCACTGCAAGCCGCACTGTGACAGGAACATTGTCCATCCTGTGTGA